From the genome of Pantoea alfalfae, one region includes:
- the fimD gene encoding outer membrane usher protein FimD, with amino-acid sequence MPSFRYSALALFVALSGSAQAQDWFNPAFLTKDGNEVADLSRFENGSGQLPGVYRVDIWRNDEFVTTSPMRFVAVASQPQVSPASEAVKQDGTGLQPCVTVAWMKRLGVHTENLTALKATDNQDQCIDLAKSFPGAASYYDFASQRLMLTFPQAALRNSAQGYIPPEEWDEGINAALLNYTLTGSKGDRNNSYYLNLTSGLNIGAWRLRNNGAWNHSDYADGYHQSQWQNISTFAERTIIPFKSELVLGDSSSSGDIYDSLGFRGVRLYSSDAMYPNSQQGYAPVIRGIASGRSQITVRQNGYVIYQNIVQSGAFEITDLNATSSSGDLDVTIKNDAGAVQKFVVPYSTVPLLQREGRTKYDLVAGRYRSGLAGKEDPLFAQGTLARGLSNGTTLYGGSQIARNYLSVLTGLGRNLGDWGAVSVDITAARSELADGSTHNGQSVRFLYAKSLNHTGTTFQLLGYRYSTRGFYTLGETAWEAMNGYQNEWKDRGDGRGPQLEPVSYHNLMNSKKGRFQLSVAQQISDWGSLSLTATHQDYWNSSGSDEWYQAGFSSGWHGINYNLSYALSRSKGMPQTDRLISLNISIPFGRWLGHDMAEHEALNSMYATAQANRDQDGVTQMQTGVTGTLLQGNNLSYSIMQGHSNRNGDSGNMNVSWDGSDARASGGYSYSNGNHAMNWDVSGGIIAHANGITFSEPLGDTNVLIKAPGAKGVHVENETGISTDWRGYAVMPYASVYRSNRVALDVKSLDMHTDLDDTVREVVPTEGAIVRAEYTAHVGLRAIFSLMHNGRPVPFGASVTDKITGATSIVGDTGDVYMTGIKPKGTLSVIWGSGSSDSCMIPYELPAESEKLPVARMTLNCIAMVKNNK; translated from the coding sequence ATGCCCTCTTTTCGGTATTCAGCTCTTGCCCTGTTTGTCGCGCTATCCGGTTCGGCTCAGGCTCAGGACTGGTTTAACCCGGCCTTTCTGACGAAAGATGGCAATGAAGTTGCCGATCTCTCTCGCTTCGAAAACGGTTCAGGACAACTTCCCGGCGTTTATCGTGTTGATATCTGGCGCAACGATGAGTTTGTGACCACCAGTCCGATGCGCTTTGTTGCCGTTGCTTCTCAGCCTCAGGTCAGCCCTGCATCTGAAGCGGTGAAACAGGACGGGACAGGATTGCAACCCTGCGTGACTGTAGCATGGATGAAACGGCTGGGCGTTCATACTGAAAATCTGACGGCGTTAAAGGCGACGGATAATCAGGATCAGTGCATCGATCTCGCGAAAAGCTTTCCGGGTGCCGCCTCATATTATGATTTTGCCTCCCAGCGCCTGATGCTGACCTTTCCTCAGGCTGCGCTGAGAAACAGTGCGCAAGGCTATATTCCGCCAGAGGAGTGGGACGAAGGTATCAATGCGGCGCTGCTGAATTACACGCTCACCGGCAGTAAAGGTGACAGAAACAATAGCTATTATCTGAACCTTACCAGTGGTCTGAATATCGGAGCATGGCGGCTCAGAAATAACGGTGCCTGGAACCACTCCGATTATGCTGATGGCTATCATCAAAGCCAGTGGCAGAATATCTCCACCTTTGCGGAACGCACCATCATTCCGTTTAAAAGTGAACTGGTTCTGGGAGACAGCAGCAGCTCAGGTGATATCTACGATAGCCTGGGATTTCGCGGCGTACGGCTCTACTCCTCAGATGCGATGTACCCAAACAGTCAACAGGGCTATGCGCCGGTGATTCGTGGCATTGCATCAGGGCGCTCGCAGATTACGGTGCGGCAAAATGGTTATGTGATTTACCAGAATATTGTGCAGTCCGGTGCATTTGAAATTACGGATTTGAATGCCACATCATCCAGCGGTGACCTGGACGTTACGATTAAAAACGATGCCGGTGCAGTGCAAAAATTTGTTGTGCCATATTCTACCGTGCCGCTGCTGCAGCGCGAGGGGCGAACAAAATATGATCTGGTTGCAGGTCGTTATCGGAGCGGTCTGGCAGGTAAGGAGGATCCTTTATTTGCTCAGGGCACGCTTGCCAGAGGTCTCAGCAATGGCACAACGCTGTATGGCGGGAGCCAGATTGCCAGAAATTACCTCTCGGTTCTCACGGGGCTGGGACGCAATCTCGGTGACTGGGGTGCAGTCTCTGTTGATATCACCGCTGCCCGCAGTGAACTGGCGGATGGCAGTACGCATAATGGCCAGTCTGTCCGGTTTCTTTATGCTAAATCGCTGAATCATACCGGCACCACATTTCAACTGCTGGGTTATCGCTACTCAACGCGCGGCTTCTACACGCTGGGTGAAACCGCATGGGAAGCGATGAACGGATATCAGAATGAATGGAAAGATAGGGGGGACGGGCGCGGTCCGCAGCTTGAACCCGTCAGTTACCACAATCTTATGAACAGCAAAAAAGGGCGCTTTCAGCTGAGCGTTGCCCAGCAGATCAGCGACTGGGGCTCGCTAAGTCTAACCGCCACACATCAGGACTACTGGAATAGCAGCGGCAGCGATGAATGGTATCAGGCTGGTTTCTCCAGCGGCTGGCACGGCATTAATTACAATCTCTCCTATGCGCTCAGCCGCAGCAAGGGGATGCCGCAAACCGACCGGCTTATCTCGCTGAACATCTCGATTCCATTCGGACGCTGGCTGGGCCATGACATGGCCGAGCATGAAGCACTCAACAGTATGTATGCGACGGCCCAGGCTAACCGCGATCAGGATGGGGTTACCCAGATGCAGACGGGGGTGACCGGCACATTGCTGCAGGGCAATAACCTCAGCTATAGCATCATGCAGGGACACAGTAACCGAAATGGCGACAGCGGTAATATGAACGTCAGCTGGGACGGGTCAGATGCCAGAGCGAGCGGGGGTTACAGTTACAGTAATGGCAACCACGCGATGAACTGGGACGTTTCAGGCGGGATCATCGCCCATGCCAACGGCATCACGTTCAGTGAGCCACTTGGGGATACCAATGTCCTGATCAAAGCGCCGGGTGCTAAAGGTGTGCATGTCGAGAATGAAACCGGCATCAGTACTGACTGGCGGGGCTATGCGGTCATGCCGTATGCCTCGGTTTATCGCAGTAACCGGGTCGCGCTGGATGTAAAAAGCCTGGATATGCACACCGATCTTGACGATACCGTCCGCGAAGTGGTGCCAACGGAAGGCGCGATCGTGCGGGCGGAGTACACTGCCCATGTCGGATTACGCGCAATTTTCAGTCTGATGCACAACGGTCGTCCCGTTCCCTTTGGGGCTTCAGTGACCGATAAAATCACCGGTGCGACCAGTATTGTTGGTGACACTGGCGACGTCTATATGACAGGGATTAAACCTAAAGGCACGCTTTCTGTGATATGGGGAAGCGGCTCGTCGGATAGTTGCATGATTCCTTATGAGCTGCCTGCAGAAAGTGAAAAATTACCTGTCGCGCGTATGACACTTAACTGTATTGCTATGGTGAAAAATAATAAATGA
- a CDS encoding fimbrial protein, with the protein MTLLPGLMHRKSALSASVLLYLSLLAGSAPAFGYSYHCTAQGGTHNFVIDNIQKDISDKDKDKAGAIITDAEDFQGQGSYTGHCDEPPYPFTAEAYATAVSPLQPSEKIGDTQWYKLNDYLDASFQVFVGGNSQTFPQVPFYDVSNKLPMNRSQMSSGWGTGNSGKISLRIRKPFIGFSQFSVLALQTYLNTQQGIQVSGEAIASVTIGGQITIPQNCEFSPDKIITIDFGNIGASAFAAAGAGNKPAGVNPQTRNIGISCKNIDAQAMLSLRLEANNVASNAIVSDNPDLGFVLADKDSKPLIPNNAESKIPFQLDGNASATVPITAWPVSITGNKPAEGRFTSEGYLRVDFD; encoded by the coding sequence ATGACTCTATTGCCGGGACTAATGCACAGAAAGTCAGCACTGTCTGCTTCAGTGCTTTTATATTTATCATTACTGGCAGGCAGCGCGCCTGCCTTTGGCTACAGTTACCACTGCACCGCACAGGGTGGAACGCACAATTTTGTAATTGATAATATCCAGAAGGATATTTCAGATAAAGATAAGGATAAAGCGGGGGCTATTATTACCGATGCGGAAGATTTTCAGGGGCAGGGATCGTATACCGGCCATTGTGATGAACCCCCTTATCCTTTTACAGCCGAAGCCTATGCGACAGCGGTCAGTCCGCTTCAGCCCTCAGAAAAAATCGGCGACACGCAGTGGTATAAACTCAACGACTATCTTGATGCATCGTTTCAGGTTTTTGTAGGCGGGAACAGTCAAACGTTTCCACAGGTGCCTTTTTATGATGTGTCAAATAAATTACCGATGAACCGGAGCCAGATGAGCAGTGGCTGGGGAACCGGCAACAGCGGAAAGATCTCGTTAAGGATCCGAAAACCTTTTATCGGCTTCTCACAATTCAGCGTTCTGGCGCTACAGACCTACTTAAATACGCAGCAGGGCATTCAGGTCAGCGGTGAGGCTATCGCCAGCGTAACTATTGGCGGACAAATTACCATTCCGCAAAATTGTGAATTTTCGCCAGATAAAATCATTACGATTGATTTTGGTAATATTGGTGCCTCTGCGTTTGCCGCTGCAGGCGCGGGCAATAAACCCGCCGGTGTAAATCCGCAGACCCGCAATATTGGTATTTCATGTAAAAATATTGATGCGCAAGCCATGCTCTCCTTAAGGCTTGAGGCGAACAATGTCGCCAGCAATGCGATTGTCTCGGATAACCCGGATCTCGGTTTCGTTCTGGCCGATAAAGACAGTAAACCCTTAATTCCCAATAATGCGGAGAGTAAAATCCCTTTTCAGCTTGATGGCAATGCCTCTGCAACCGTTCCCATTACGGCCTGGCCCGTCAGCATTACCGGCAATAAGCCAGCGGAAGGCAGATTTACCTCCGAAGGCTATCTTCGGGTCGATTTTGATTAA
- a CDS encoding fimbrial protein, which translates to MNTKLRTLNFAVLISAGLVSASVFAASDNTINFQGEVTTETCSVSVNGNNASPVVLLPTVSTSDLAASGATAGDTTFTVGVSGCAGDSTSATKISTVFVGNNVSAAGNLSNTGTAKNVEVQILDPKDAVVNLTSGYTGSGDLTLQTGETSGSATYSARYYASGTPTAGTVTASLQYAVTYQ; encoded by the coding sequence ATGAACACCAAACTCAGAACGCTTAATTTTGCTGTGTTAATCAGTGCCGGACTGGTGTCAGCCAGCGTGTTTGCAGCTTCAGATAACACCATCAATTTTCAGGGAGAAGTTACTACTGAAACCTGTTCTGTTTCCGTAAATGGCAACAATGCATCCCCTGTCGTGCTGCTTCCAACGGTCAGTACTTCGGACCTTGCTGCCTCTGGTGCAACTGCGGGGGATACCACCTTCACCGTGGGCGTTAGCGGCTGCGCCGGGGACAGTACCTCGGCCACCAAAATCTCGACGGTGTTTGTGGGGAATAACGTTAGCGCTGCCGGTAATTTATCTAACACCGGAACCGCAAAAAATGTTGAGGTACAAATCCTAGATCCGAAAGATGCAGTGGTTAATCTGACCAGCGGTTATACCGGCAGCGGTGATCTGACATTGCAGACCGGTGAAACTTCTGGCTCTGCCACCTACTCTGCCCGTTATTACGCATCAGGGACGCCAACGGCGGGTACCGTTACCGCATCACTGCAATATGCCGTGACGTACCAGTAA
- a CDS encoding fimbrial protein has translation MAMNQSGRTILPKIILMAGGAAILFYTSQSVAADALAQINIRLTATVVAVGCTVDPGDVNKPVDLGEWQTKQLVKTGQTTKPVPFSLHLTGCSADNAKLTFTGTKDTNDNTLLAIDSSDENAASGVAIEILDSQHHRIPMGGDTPSAVIDANGDATLDFWADYVSTDVKNVKPGDANAATQFTLTYD, from the coding sequence ATGGCTATGAATCAGTCAGGTCGCACTATTTTGCCAAAAATCATCCTGATGGCCGGTGGTGCAGCGATACTTTTTTATACCTCGCAGTCGGTGGCAGCCGATGCGCTGGCACAAATTAATATTCGCCTTACAGCAACCGTCGTCGCGGTCGGTTGTACGGTCGATCCGGGCGATGTCAATAAACCCGTTGACCTCGGCGAATGGCAGACTAAGCAGCTGGTTAAAACGGGGCAGACAACCAAACCGGTGCCGTTTAGTCTTCATCTGACCGGCTGTAGTGCCGACAATGCAAAACTGACGTTCACCGGCACTAAAGATACCAATGACAATACGTTACTGGCCATTGATAGCAGCGATGAGAATGCCGCTTCCGGTGTGGCGATTGAGATTCTGGACAGCCAGCATCATCGTATCCCGATGGGTGGGGATACGCCGTCTGCCGTGATCGATGCAAACGGAGATGCCACCCTGGATTTCTGGGCTGATTATGTTTCAACTGACGTGAAAAACGTAAAGCCAGGGGATGCGAACGCCGCGACGCAATTCACACTGACTTATGATTGA
- a CDS encoding fimbria/pilus periplasmic chaperone yields MLKKSLISAAMLAACVVNTAHAGGIAPGATRIIYPESDHQTSLSVTNSDSHERYLIQAWVEDEKGQRVNDFIVTPPLFAAAPKSENNLRIVYTGAALPKDREKVYWMNVKAIPAVNKEAMSGGNTLQLAVLSRMKLFMRPDGLPISEVESAKKIGFQEREGQLTINNPTPYYQSLVNISVGNKKLENSMVAPFGQLALSLPRGVSGSVHYQTINDYGAITAPQTSGTH; encoded by the coding sequence ATGCTGAAAAAATCATTAATCTCTGCGGCCATGCTGGCTGCCTGTGTAGTAAATACGGCTCATGCTGGCGGTATTGCGCCAGGGGCCACCCGTATTATTTACCCGGAAAGTGACCATCAGACATCGCTATCAGTCACCAATAGCGACAGTCATGAGCGCTATCTTATTCAGGCATGGGTGGAGGATGAAAAAGGGCAGCGGGTAAATGATTTTATCGTCACGCCACCGCTGTTTGCCGCGGCACCAAAAAGTGAAAACAATCTGCGTATTGTTTATACCGGCGCGGCCCTGCCCAAAGATCGTGAAAAAGTTTACTGGATGAACGTAAAAGCGATTCCGGCGGTTAATAAAGAGGCGATGAGCGGGGGGAATACCCTGCAACTGGCGGTTTTGTCAAGAATGAAGCTTTTTATGCGGCCGGATGGCTTACCGATTAGCGAAGTGGAATCGGCGAAAAAAATCGGGTTTCAGGAAAGAGAAGGGCAGCTCACCATTAATAATCCAACGCCCTATTATCAATCGCTGGTCAATATCAGCGTGGGAAATAAGAAGCTTGAAAACAGCATGGTTGCCCCGTTTGGTCAGCTCGCGCTTTCATTACCACGAGGCGTCTCAGGAAGCGTTCATTACCAGACCATAAATGATTATGGTGCTATCACCGCGCCACAAACCAGCGGCACGCATTAA
- a CDS encoding LuxR family transcriptional regulator, translating to MQKITTWPGGNHFFSSSILSMVAGKYESLFCRGCVFVDFSRENVRYFTNSNWIEYLKHTGLMLIIVSDRHMEPLAAYWQKEDLRIQTVIYADLSLEEINGQIQGCYFGLKGEVRKKVNALKQDEVRFLDLAMNGLSLPIIAREMGVEVKRVYNIKDAIRRKMGISLNQLFSA from the coding sequence TTGCAAAAAATTACCACCTGGCCTGGAGGGAATCATTTTTTCTCTTCATCCATACTCAGCATGGTCGCTGGAAAATATGAGAGCCTCTTTTGCAGAGGATGTGTATTCGTTGACTTCTCCAGGGAAAATGTCAGGTACTTTACCAATAGCAACTGGATTGAGTATTTAAAACATACCGGATTAATGCTGATTATCGTCAGTGATCGCCATATGGAGCCGCTTGCGGCTTACTGGCAAAAAGAGGACCTGCGTATACAAACTGTGATTTATGCCGACCTGTCCCTGGAGGAGATAAACGGGCAAATCCAGGGCTGTTATTTCGGTTTAAAAGGCGAAGTCAGGAAAAAAGTGAATGCACTTAAACAGGATGAAGTTCGGTTCCTTGATCTGGCGATGAACGGACTTTCACTGCCGATTATTGCCAGAGAAATGGGAGTTGAAGTCAAGCGTGTTTATAACATCAAAGATGCCATTCGCCGGAAAATGGGCATCAGCCTCAATCAGTTATTTTCCGCATAA
- a CDS encoding DsbA family protein, with product MSEPHPAVTSEQQATDENTSQKPARTQAAADEPLFTPEQEARIGEIAQAWLLKHPELLVEVDQKLQKIQYDEQMKAMTTAAIKHQDELLNDKTVPAIGPENAKVAVIEFFDYQCSVCARQAPVIQSLMKANPQVRFIFREWPIFGYRWKPSFQAAETGLRIWQQRGGDAYMKYHNALFASGHIEGALTQKDVTQAASAAGAGKLKNNDMLDTLSRTDILAKNTGFQGTPGIVVMPLSGATADTVTIFPGGAMESMLQDAINKASVQAGH from the coding sequence ATGAGTGAGCCACATCCGGCAGTAACCTCAGAGCAGCAGGCCACAGACGAAAACACCTCGCAAAAGCCTGCCCGGACTCAAGCTGCCGCCGACGAACCGCTGTTTACACCTGAACAGGAAGCCCGTATTGGCGAGATAGCACAAGCCTGGCTGCTGAAGCATCCGGAATTACTGGTTGAAGTGGATCAGAAACTGCAGAAAATTCAGTATGACGAGCAGATGAAAGCGATGACCACTGCGGCAATTAAACATCAGGATGAATTGCTGAATGATAAAACGGTGCCTGCTATTGGGCCTGAGAACGCTAAAGTCGCGGTTATAGAATTCTTCGACTATCAGTGCAGCGTCTGTGCCCGTCAGGCCCCCGTTATTCAGTCACTGATGAAAGCGAATCCCCAGGTACGCTTTATCTTTAGAGAGTGGCCCATTTTTGGCTATCGCTGGAAACCGTCTTTCCAGGCGGCTGAAACCGGTTTACGAATCTGGCAGCAAAGAGGCGGTGATGCCTATATGAAGTATCACAATGCGCTATTTGCCAGTGGTCATATTGAGGGCGCGCTGACACAAAAGGATGTCACTCAAGCCGCTTCTGCAGCCGGTGCCGGTAAGTTAAAAAATAACGATATGCTCGACACACTGTCCCGCACGGATATTCTGGCGAAAAATACAGGCTTTCAGGGTACGCCAGGAATCGTTGTGATGCCTCTGTCAGGTGCGACCGCAGATACAGTGACGATTTTCCCGGGAGGCGCGATGGAATCGATGCTGCAGGATGCGATCAACAAAGCCTCTGTTCAGGCGGGGCACTAG
- the fimA gene encoding type 1 fimbrial major subunit FimA, protein MKKLAVAMSTAVALFAGVVHAETTPITVNGGTVHFKGKLVAAPCSVSTDTSDQEVKLGEYTTHHFKSAGVLGSIVPFQIKLEDCDTSVVTTAAVAFSGRADATDPTLLAVDQDLSSSNSGTATNIGIQILDNSSAVVKLDGSTFTDKTTLINGENILKFAAQYKSTGVATAGDANADANFIMQYN, encoded by the coding sequence ATGAAAAAACTGGCTGTCGCCATGAGCACAGCAGTCGCTTTATTTGCAGGTGTAGTCCATGCTGAGACTACTCCAATTACTGTTAATGGCGGCACGGTCCATTTCAAAGGTAAGCTTGTTGCTGCACCTTGCTCAGTAAGCACCGACACCAGCGACCAGGAAGTTAAACTGGGCGAATACACCACTCACCATTTCAAAAGTGCTGGCGTGCTTGGCTCGATTGTACCCTTCCAGATTAAACTGGAAGACTGCGATACCTCTGTAGTGACTACCGCAGCGGTTGCTTTCTCTGGCCGTGCAGATGCGACAGATCCAACACTCCTGGCAGTAGACCAGGACCTTTCATCGTCTAACAGCGGAACTGCTACCAACATCGGTATTCAGATTCTGGATAACAGTTCTGCCGTGGTGAAACTGGATGGTTCTACCTTCACTGATAAAACCACACTGATTAATGGCGAAAATATCCTTAAATTTGCTGCGCAATATAAGTCAACCGGCGTAGCAACCGCGGGTGATGCGAACGCTGACGCGAATTTCATCATGCAGTACAACTAA
- a CDS encoding fimbrial protein, with protein MMRSDFITLSVGLLLTSFAGYGAMKNDVAEITSGKLHIHGKVIAGACVVTSDNVDMHVDMGQFTLHGFKQPGDITTAARPFTVHLADCKSEISSGVNISFSGRANPQMPNLFQVLSDDESTENVSQSSEDSHVGLLISGPQGKQIKPDGAPVVLRQASGKDTEIHFIARYLASSVRVHPEELHSEVRLNIAYP; from the coding sequence ATGATGCGTTCTGATTTTATCACTTTGTCTGTTGGCTTATTGCTGACTTCTTTCGCCGGATATGGCGCTATGAAAAATGACGTTGCTGAAATAACAAGTGGGAAATTACATATTCACGGCAAGGTTATTGCCGGGGCCTGCGTAGTCACCTCAGATAATGTGGATATGCACGTTGATATGGGTCAGTTTACGTTGCACGGATTTAAGCAGCCTGGTGATATTACCACCGCGGCGCGGCCCTTTACGGTTCACTTAGCTGACTGCAAAAGTGAAATCAGCAGCGGCGTAAATATTTCCTTTTCAGGAAGGGCGAACCCGCAAATGCCGAACCTCTTTCAGGTTTTGTCCGATGATGAGAGTACGGAAAACGTCAGCCAGAGTAGTGAAGATAGTCATGTAGGATTATTAATCTCTGGCCCACAAGGGAAACAGATTAAACCGGATGGGGCACCCGTGGTGCTACGTCAGGCGAGTGGAAAGGATACGGAGATCCATTTTATCGCACGTTATCTCGCCTCTTCTGTACGTGTTCATCCTGAAGAGCTGCACAGTGAAGTTCGTCTGAATATCGCGTACCCCTAA